The following are from one region of the Silene latifolia isolate original U9 population chromosome 9, ASM4854445v1, whole genome shotgun sequence genome:
- the LOC141599838 gene encoding DEAD-box ATP-dependent RNA helicase 3, chloroplastic-like — MSARSVMGFLSDVYATAADEVGKIQLIADEMMQGTVFYLSEEIAKELLKKELPPGNTLLKISKLPALQDDAPPSDNYEIFSNRGRGSHGGMFQEEDHALPEGGVGVRTLILWTVAVIHLDEVVAAQGLAPTGGPQAQALEAVVMIG; from the exons ATGTCTGCCAGGTCTGTCATGGGATTTCTATCTGATGTATATGCTACTGCTGCCGACGAAGTTGGAAAAATACAGTTGATTGCAGACGAAATG ATGCAAGGTACTGTTTTTTATCTTTCTGAGGAAATTGCTAAAGAGCTCCTGAAGAAAGAATTGCCACCAGGGAACACTCTGTTGAAGATCTCTAAG TTGCCTGCCTTGCAAGATGATGCGCCTCCAAGTGACAATTATGAAATATTTTCTAACAGAGGACGTGGTTCTCATGGAGGCATGTTTCAGGAGGAGGATCACGCACTTCCCGAGGGTGGGGTAGGAGTCAGGACTCTGATTTTGTGGACGGTGGCAGTGATTCATTTAGACGAGGTGGTCGCAGCCCAAGGCCTAGCACCAACAGGTGGTCCTCAGGCTCAAGCTCTAGAAGCAGTA